aaaaaaggcccaGGGACATTATACAATGAGGAATCCCAACCGGCGCCAATAGGAACAATACATGTATGTTACCGAAGAATAGATCCATCAGTGTGCAGACCACAGTGTAGTATTTTCAGTATTGACATTTCAGTATGAAAATACTGAAGCTCAGTCCACAAATGAACCCAGGAAATACACACCAACCGAACCAACTGTGTACACAAACGAATGGAGCTTTGTGACACTGCTAATCTTCTGCTCaccacttgaaaaaaataaaatctaaacttTGAGAATATTACTGAACATATACACATCTAATGAAAGATTTCCCTTTCAGAAGGTAATCACTTTCTTagcacatgaagaaaaaaaatgtatcttcaAATATATCTTTCTGAAATCTGTCTGAAACTAGTTATCATTGATTTAcggcttttttttctctttttaccaAATTTGGGAACCTTTTTCATGTGAATGAGTTGAATAAAATACACATTCTGTGAAGGAGGAACCTGGGACCCATGCGCTAAGATGAGTGCTCAAAACACCTAGCTCACAGAGCCATGTTCTTACCTCTCCTGAATAAATGTAGTGTTAAGTAGTTTTTGTCCAAATCAACTCAAATTCAACAGGAAGAGTGGTGCATGCCTCTCATTCCCAGCACGTACCACTATCCACACCAAAGGAAAAGCTTCCTTTGAGGGTGTTCGCTTGGCATTTGCAGGTTTGACGCTCTCAGACTGTAACTACCAGATGAGAGGTTTCCTCACTGCTAAGCCATGATATTCGAACATGATACTCATTACTACTGTGTTTTAAGAAGAAAGCAGTTTTGTTCAGCTCCTAattcaaaaataacatttaaattactTCAGGCTTATGTTGAGAGCATTTAATTTGTACTAGCCATTCACATTGTGCATAGTTTTGATTATAAGAACATTTTAAACCTTGGGATTGAGTATATCTTCCATTCTAATTTAGAAGATTGGTTTGGACATTACTTCATTTCTGGATAAAGTAAAGGTAATGTTTCTGGTTAACCTAGTTATGTTTGCTTTGGTAGTAATATTTAATgatcaaggaaaggaaaacagaagaatgacagttcattaaaaaaaatggtgttgCCTAATGACTAATTATCAACTAATTATTTGATAATCATGGAAGCTCACTGTTAAAACACAAGTCCTTCATAAGTATTTATAACCATTTGAGATTAGCAcatacttttaatttaaaaaaaacgtgttattttccttttcaggttGAACATGTATGCCGCTTTTAATCTATTTTACTGAAGATATATATACAAAGAATAGAGATCTAGGTGTGTATTaaggaacaaagaaacaaagactttCTTTGAGAAGAGGATGCTTTTCTGAATTATGTAGAAGCATATAtcagaagatttattttaaaatgtaccttACCTCTGTATTGGGGGATTTACCAAACCTGGACCTGAATTTATCAGGATTTATGAACCAGGAAAAGCAATTGCATTGCTGTTTTGTGTCGATTTTTGAATACTTCACCCTTCTGAAATAGTTGTGTTAGGTTTGGATGTACTGAGTACAGTAGTTAGTTCACTCTTGTTCAGTGTGGGCATTCTTGAAATTTAATCCTTGCCTTCCAGGTTTAACTAAAACCCATACATGCAATTAGATTATAACCACAGTATTCATGAGACTGACAATACAGTGTTCATCTGTGTCACACTTCATACTCATGGATTTCTTAGTGTGTCTACTGAGAGAGTCTGAAGAATTTCTTAGAGGAAAACCCCCCACAGATTCTGCTAATCCAAATGTATGCATGTAGTATAAATCATATAGCTATACAGTCTCCCTGTGTGGTGCACTGAAAGCCCAAATCTGACACTGCAGTCATGAGGACTGAGGGAACTTTTCTGCTTATTGGCTAAAgtcaggaaaaataatctttcaggGAATAACCAGAGGCAGCGGGAAGATCGTTGAGATCATTTgggcaaactggacacccacaaatccatgggccccaatgggatgcacccacgagtgctgagggcGCTGGCAGgtgttattgccaagccactctccatcatcttggaaaggtcatggagaacaggagaggtgcctgagcactggaggaaagccaatgtcactccagtcttcaaaaagggcaagaaggagtaaccaggaaactacagaccagtcagcctcacctccatgcctggaaaggtgatgaaaCATCTCATTCTGcatgtcatctctaagcatgtggaggaaaaggaggttatcaggagtagtcaacatggattcaccaaggagAAATCACGCTTGACCAgtctgatggccttctatgatggcatgactggctgggtaaatgaggggagagcagtggatgttgtctaccttgatttcagcaaggcttttgacactgtctcccacaacatcctcgtTGGAAAGCTCAGGAtgtgtgggttagatgagtggacagtgaggtggattgagaactggctgaatggcagcactcagcgggttgtgatcagtggcgcagggtctagttggaggcctgcagctagcggtgttccccaggggtcagtactgggcccagtcttgttcaacttattcatcaatgacctggatgaagggacaagtttgctgatgacacaaaactgagaggagtggccaatacaccagaaggctctgctgccattcagtgagacttGGACAGGCTAGAGAACTGGGTGGAGAGCAACCtagtgaagttcaacaaaaccAAGTGTAGGGTGCTGCACCTAAGGAGGAATAACCTCATGCACCCGTACAGGTtaggggttgacctgctggaaagcggctctgtggagaaggacctgggagtcctggtgtacaagaagttcaccatgagccaacaatgtgcccttgtggccaagaaggccaagagtatcctggggtgcattaagaagagtgtggccagcgggttgagggaggttatcctccccatCTACGTTACCCtagtgagaccacacctggaatactgtgtcgAGTTCTTgtctccccagttcaagaaagacaaggaactactagagagagtccagtgggagggctacaaagatgatcgGAGGACTGGAGTATCcctcttatgaggaaaggctgagggagctgggtctgttcatcttggagaagagaagactgagaggggatcttatcaatacttacaaataccttaagggcaggtgtcaagaggatggggctagactcttcccagtggtgcccagcgacagcacaaggggcaatgggtacaaacTAAACATGggaaagttccatctgaatatgaagaaaagcttctttactttgagggtggaCAGATcactggaaaaggctgcccagagaggctgtggagtctccttctttggagatattcaaaacctgcctggacgcaaccctgtgcaacgtgttCTAAGcgaacctgctttggcaggggattggactagatgatctccagaggtcccttccaaccccaaccattctgtgattctgtgtttctgtgcagaTTTCTACAAAACTAACATGATTGGAattagaaaactgaagaaaaaaatgaaaactaatttagaaacatattaatttttcattaaattaagaTTCTTCATTTTGCATCTATTCTGTTGGCTAAAGATCATCCATGGAAGACTGGTGATTACATTCACCTCCAACTGATTAACCCTGTATGCTTTACATTTGTATCATACATGGTCTGGACATGTAGATATGGAAGGCATAATAGTCCTTAGAAAGCATGCTGCAGTATTCAGCTAGTGTAAATTTCTCATGGGGACTTCTGCATATTgtgaaggaacagaaaatgttgAAGCTGAGATCTGTTAAGATGCCTGTCTAAGAGAACAGTGTTGCCTTTGAGGTGCTCGGGTTTGATAGCAACATCTGTACTCTAGCAGAACGCTTGCTTACTGTGAGGCATTTTGTTCGAATAAGGAGAGTAAATTGGTCCCCTAAGTAATATAGAATCCAAGTAGTGCTCGTTTCACTGAAAGGAcccaggaaaaagaacaaaggatATTTGTTGAGACAGAATAATAGAtgcaattatctttttttttttttacatagttgTCATATCAGATTTATAATTTTACACACATTCCCTTTTGAAAAGAAGTTGCAAAGATTAGCCACACTGTTTTCTTACAGTGCTCAGAATGAAACTGCCAGTTTCAGGACAGATTTCCTTGTCACAACTGCCTGTAGAAGAAATACATCACCAACTACTGTACAAACTCATACTaccataacattttaaatttatatgtGTGCAAGGTGCAATCCAATTTCTTTTCACAACATACTGGCCATAGCTTTAAACCTCTTGGTAATTATAggatgttttgctttgttctatTTAGTTCAGAAGATCTCTCTCACAGagaaatgataataaaaaaggGATTCAAGATCTCAAGAGAGGTTTGAGAACTTTGCATTTCctataaaattcaaaattttcaacaaaaaaatgtttgtgtattGCCTGGCCAAactagtaaaaaataaattgctttgcttgttttgtgATTTCCCCAGGTTTTCTGTGTCTCTAGTGAAGAGTTGGAAACGTCAGTTTTTCTGAGGAATGGCTCAGTTGGGACCCAGCTGATTGTATGCACTCTGTACCTTCTCAGGTGGCTTTGCTTTATTGATTTGGTGTTTGAGAAGTCCAGATGCTAATGCTCCTAATGATCAGCCATTCTTTTTGACTTTTGGTAACAAGTATTCTCATGCAGTTAATATCAAACAAAACTTTGTGCTCTACATCTGTTATTTCAAAATTCCCATTTTTGAATTCCCCTAGTCTCAAGTAAGTAGTACATTGTCTCCCTTTTTTACTCCCTACAATCTTTTCTCCTACTTCCAGGGCCCCATGatgcaaaatgtcattttgcCGGTCTTCAGTTCCAGTAACAACTttaattttactgattttaatgGGTTTTTCAAATACAATCCCATAGAAGTCTCCAGTAGAAGGAGCTTTGCCCCAGAAGTACTCATCAATGCTGCTGTAAGCCTTGCTTGCCTCATAGTTTTCAAATACATTCATGTTGGTATGCAAGTTTGCAGGTGGGTTGTCAGGGATATCAAAAGATTCCTCTTCAAAATCATCATCCTTTAGCTTGTTTTCCGCTCCTTTGTAAGACGAGTAGTATCCCATGTGCTGGAACAGAGATGGCTTAAAACGTATCACTTCTTTTTGAGCTAAGAGCCCACGAAAGTGGATGAGCAGCCAATCACAAGGCATTTCTTGGTAGAACATCAACAAAAAATGGGCCAGTCGTGGGAGGTCATGAGAATGGTAAAGCTTTCCAATGTACCCCAGTTTGGAGAATTCCAAAGTCACCCAGTAGGATCCTTCTCGTGAGGTAATTACTTTCTTAACAGCAGTCAAAAAATTCTTTGAGCAGCGAACGTCATCTTCTAGCATCACATAATAGTCAGAAAGATTAGCACAGAAGTTAAGAAGGAAAGCATAATCTACATTTTGTTTGGATCGAAACTTCACACGGTCCTCTGGGTCATTGTAATTTCTCTTGAGGCCATCCAGTACAGGATAATACTCCTCAGGGACATGAATAACTATTAATCTGCCCGCAATTATGTGATGTGcaaatttctgtgaaatatcCTGGACCATCCCTTCACACCAGGCTGAGTCAAAATCTGCCAGCTGTACTACCACTGCGATTTCTTTGAGTTCCTCATAACTTGACTGCTCAAATATGGACTTGATGGTCTCAAGCAAGTAGTTTCCCTTTTTCCGTTTCACAGAGGATAGCCCAATTGTAAGGTACCCTGTACAAAAgacaaatcaaacaaaaactgAGTATCTGATGTTGGAAACTGTTTCACCACAAAGCTATCCTCCAGAGCTGTGCTTATATAAACCTTTTGAATGGTGAAGAGTGGGAAGTTTGGTATGTGAACTTATTAAGCTGCATGCAACAGAGGATGTTTATTGCCTTTTCATGACAGAAGAATCATATTGTAAGCAAATAGGCGTATGGAGAATATTGCATTAAACATTCACTTGTTAACTGCAAGGAATGGCACGTAGTGGACAAAAGCCAAAACAATCTGCACGTATATGCCTGGTAGAGGAAATGACACAGACAATGATAAGGCTGTAAAACCTACTAAAAGAAAGGGGATTATGAGATATGATacacacaatatttttaaagcaaggaaCTATGAAATGCAGCACAAAAGCGTGAGCTATAGATTATTGCCCAACTTCTATCATTTTAAGCATTCTACAGACTAGTCACACTTATGCataattttacagttttgtgAATGTTgatggataatttttttctgtgtgttcatTTTTAACTGAATTTGTCCAACTTTGCCTTGTTAATAGTTCTTCTTCTAACCCTCTTTCAGGACTCAATGAGCTTTTTACAGAGAACTCCTTCTTACAAGATATAATTTAGATATTATTTTCAAGTAGAAGAGAACTTACTACTGCATACCTGTGCttgtataaataaattttaatgctGTTACATCTTTCTAGGGAGAGATGCATCTTAATTATAAGGGAAGAATTTTCAtcgtttttttttcagatacttgCTAATATATCTCCATTGTTGTAACTTCTGATGTAAAAAATGTTAAGACTTTAGAACTGACAGGGTGTACTTTAGTTGAACCTACACCAACTTTCTTAAAATATTGTCGTTTGTAAAAGACTGCTCTGATAAAGTGATTCAGAATTTCCCTTGAGGCTTAAGTCTGCTCAAAATGCAGTTGTACAGTGAAGTACAACCCCCAGAAGCCATTTACACTGCCTACACAGCCCCAAATTTCTCAAATCTAATTTGAACAAACTTTACTTTATAGCTTTATATGAAGATCAACAACTCacagatgattttattttaccttctgtGCTTGGACTTCTGAGCCTTGTTTATATTTGTTAAATGATTGATTTGGAACCCAAAGGACGCCTGTCTAGAAGCTAAGTATGGCCATATTTCACTTCAAGGTGAAAGTTTTGAACCCTGCCTGAAGTCCGAATAACTAAATAGTCCATCTGCAGATGACTGCGAGAAGAATCCTCCTTTACTGTCCCCATAATAGCACAATTCACCTCCCTCGTTATCACAGCTAAAGGAACAAAGAGATCCATTCACAGCTGCTGGACTGGCAGAACAGGCGACCTGAAGGGTGTATCTATGTGATTGCAAGCATACCTTGGATTGAATTTACTGGTTATACAGACAGAGGCTGACAGTATGGTCTCAGAGGGTGGTTACAGAGCACCACCAACACATGCCTTGCTCCTGCTTTCTAAATCATCTCCCTCTGGCCTGGAGGGAGATCCACAAAAATATGCTCACACAGACCATCCGGGGGCTGCCTGCAGGACGACTACAAGTCAGGCATTTGGTCAGAAGGTAACCAGGCTTTGGGGCAGTCACTGCTAGGGCTGAATTAGCAGCTGCCCAGGAACTGCCTATGCAGTGATAGGTAGCTGTCCCACTATCTCTGAGATTGTCACTGCTTAACTCAGGCCCTCTTGCCTAGAAATACGACAGAGACTATATGGATTTCACCCGTTTTTAAATTACCTCATTTCATAACATTCAGATTGCAGTTACTTACTTTTCCTTGGCAAAGGCGTGCCAGCTAGGTAGCGATAGGAAATGTTTATAGATCCTGAGAAATTAGACAAATCTTTAAAAGTGTGAACATAGCGCTCTGGGTTGAGCTGGTGCGTGGCTGTTTCTCTGATTAATTGCT
Above is a genomic segment from Nyctibius grandis isolate bNycGra1 chromosome 5, bNycGra1.pri, whole genome shotgun sequence containing:
- the MGAT4C gene encoding alpha-1,3-mannosyl-glycoprotein 4-beta-N-acetylglucosaminyltransferase C; the encoded protein is MRHSLKYFDKMRCLRKRSAVSFLGVLVICLLFMNLYIEDGYVLEGDKQLIRETATHQLNPERYVHTFKDLSNFSGSINISYRYLAGTPLPRKRYLTIGLSSVKRKKGNYLLETIKSIFEQSSYEELKEIAVVVQLADFDSAWCEGMVQDISQKFAHHIIAGRLIVIHVPEEYYPVLDGLKRNYNDPEDRVKFRSKQNVDYAFLLNFCANLSDYYVMLEDDVRCSKNFLTAVKKVITSREGSYWVTLEFSKLGYIGKLYHSHDLPRLAHFLLMFYQEMPCDWLLIHFRGLLAQKEVIRFKPSLFQHMGYYSSYKGAENKLKDDDFEEESFDIPDNPPANLHTNMNVFENYEASKAYSSIDEYFWGKAPSTGDFYGIVFEKPIKISKIKVVTGTEDRQNDILHHGALEVGEKIVGSKKGRQCTTYLRLGEFKNGNFEITDVEHKVLFDINCMRILVTKSQKEWLIIRSISIWTSQTPNQ